A DNA window from Hemibagrus wyckioides isolate EC202008001 linkage group LG11, SWU_Hwy_1.0, whole genome shotgun sequence contains the following coding sequences:
- the anapc11 gene encoding anaphase-promoting complex subunit 11 isoform X2: MRRVRCAETQNGEEKRISALVPHPGREMKVKIKQWHGVASWLWVANDENCGICRAPFNGCCPDCKVPGDDCPLVWGQCSHCFHMHCILKWLNSQQVQQQCPMCRQEWKFKE; encoded by the exons ATGCGCCGAGTGAGATGCGCGGAGACTCaaaatggagaagagaagagaatcaGCGCTTTAGTGCCACACCCCG GTAGagagatgaaggtgaagataAAGCAGTGGCACGGTGTGGCATCATGGCTCTGGGTGGCGAACGACGAGAACTGTGGCATCTGCAGAGCTCCGTTTAACGGCTGCTGTCCGGACT GTAAAGTCCCCGGAGACGACTGCCCGCTGGTGTGGGGTCAGTGCTCACACTGCTTCCACATGCACTGCATCCTGAAGTGGCTGAACTCGCAGCAGGTGCAGCAGCAGTGCCCCATGTGTCGGCAGGAGTGGAAGTTTAAAGAGTGA
- the anapc11 gene encoding anaphase-promoting complex subunit 11 isoform X1 — protein MRRVRCAETQNGEEKRISALVPHPGREMKVKIKQWHGVASWLWVANDENCGICRAPFNGCCPDCKVPGDDCPLVWGQCSHCFHMHCILKWLNSQQVQQQCPMCRQEWKFKEGETT, from the exons ATGCGCCGAGTGAGATGCGCGGAGACTCaaaatggagaagagaagagaatcaGCGCTTTAGTGCCACACCCCG GTAGagagatgaaggtgaagataAAGCAGTGGCACGGTGTGGCATCATGGCTCTGGGTGGCGAACGACGAGAACTGTGGCATCTGCAGAGCTCCGTTTAACGGCTGCTGTCCGGACT GTAAAGTCCCCGGAGACGACTGCCCGCTGGTGTGGGGTCAGTGCTCACACTGCTTCCACATGCACTGCATCCTGAAGTGGCTGAACTCGCAGCAGGTGCAGCAGCAGTGCCCCATGTGTCGGCAGGAGTGGAAGTTTAAAGA ggGAGAGACAACATGA
- the anapc11 gene encoding anaphase-promoting complex subunit 11 isoform X3 gives MKVKIKQWHGVASWLWVANDENCGICRAPFNGCCPDCKVPGDDCPLVWGQCSHCFHMHCILKWLNSQQVQQQCPMCRQEWKFKEGETT, from the exons atgaaggtgaagataAAGCAGTGGCACGGTGTGGCATCATGGCTCTGGGTGGCGAACGACGAGAACTGTGGCATCTGCAGAGCTCCGTTTAACGGCTGCTGTCCGGACT GTAAAGTCCCCGGAGACGACTGCCCGCTGGTGTGGGGTCAGTGCTCACACTGCTTCCACATGCACTGCATCCTGAAGTGGCTGAACTCGCAGCAGGTGCAGCAGCAGTGCCCCATGTGTCGGCAGGAGTGGAAGTTTAAAGA ggGAGAGACAACATGA